A DNA window from Arachis duranensis cultivar V14167 chromosome 3, aradu.V14167.gnm2.J7QH, whole genome shotgun sequence contains the following coding sequences:
- the LOC107477738 gene encoding protein DETOXIFICATION 40 isoform X1: MGSASENLPSTPPSPCLSSFSSSKHDFDESNNGELERILSDTSVPRSKRLGAATWIELKLLFYLAAPAVIVYVINYVMSMSTQIFSGHLGNLELAASSLGNNGIQIFAYGLMLGMGSAVETLCGQAYGAQKFEMLGVYLQRSTILLSIAGIVLTFIYIFSEPILVFLGESPRIASAAALFVYGLIPQIFAYAVNFPIQKFLQAQSIVAPSAYISTATLAIHVLLSWLVVYKVGLGLLGASLVLSFSWWVIVVAQFVYIVKSERCKDTWRGFSIQAFSGLPEFFKLSAASAVMLCLETWYFQILVLLAGLLPHPELALDSLSICTTVSGWVFMISVGFNAAASVRVSNELGARNPRSASFSVVVVTVISFVLSVIIAIVVLLLRDVISYVFTEGEEVAAAVSDLCPLLALSIVLNGIQPVLSGVAVGCGWQTFVAYVNVGCYYGVGIPLGSVLGFYFKLSAKVNNVPLMRSIICILTQRCCP, translated from the exons ATGGGTTCTGCTTCAGAAAATCTCCCTTCAACACCACCATCACCATGTTTATCATCATTTAGTTCTTCAAAGcatgattttgatgaatcaaataATGGTGAACTTGAGAGGATTCTGTCGGACACAAGTGTTCCTCGTTCAAAGAGACTTGGAGCGGCCACGTGGATTGAGTTAAAGTTACTATTTTACCTTGCTGCCCCTGCAGTTATAGTGTATGTCATCAACTATGTTATGTCTATGTCAACACAAATTTTCTCAGGCCATCTTGGTAATCTTGAGCTTGCTGCCTCTTCCCTTGGAAACAATGGCATCCAAATCTTTGCTTATGGTCTCATG TTGGGGATGGGTAGTGCTGTAGAGACATTATGTGGACAAGCGTATGGGGCACAAAAATTCGAAATGCTTGGAGTATACCTACAAAGATCAACAATCCTTTTATCAATAGCAGGTATAGTCCTAACATTCATCTACATATTCTCGGAGCCCATTTTGGTGTTTTTAGGAGAATCCCCAAGAATCGCATCGGCAGCAGCACTTTTCGTGTACGGCCTAATCCCACAAATATTTGCGTACGCCGTAAACTTCCCAATCCAGAAGTTTCTACAGGCACAAAGCATAGTGGCACCGAGCGCGTACATCTCAACCGCGACGTTGGCGATTCACGTGCTGTTGAGTTGGTTGGTGGTGTACAAGGTGGGGTTGGGTTTGTTAGGAGCGTCGTTGGTGTTGAGCTTTTCGTGGTGGGTGATAGTGGTGGCGCAGTTTGTGTACATTGTGAAGAGTGAGAGGTGTAAGGACACGTGGCGGGGGTTTAGCATTCAAGCGTTTTCCGGGCTGCCGGAGTTTTTTAAGCTGTCTGCTGCTTCGGCTGTGATGCTGTGTCTTGAGACGTGGTACTTTCAGATTCTTGTTCTGCTTGCTGGCTTGTTGCCTCACCCTGAGTTGGCCCTTGATTCCCTTTCTATTTG TACCACGGTGTCTGGATGGGTATTCATGATCTCAGTAGGATTTAACGCTGCTGCAAG TGTGAGAGTGAGCAACGAGCTAGGAGCTAGGAATCCAAGATCAGCATCATTCTCAGTGGTGGTAGTGACAGTGATATCATTCGTGTTATCAGTGATAATAGCAATAGTGGTTCTATTATTAAGGGATGTAATAAGCTATGTCTTCACCGAAGGAGAAGAGGTTGCTGCTGCTGTCTCTGATCTCTGTCCTCTCCTCGCTCTTTCCATTGTCCTCAACGGCATTCAGCCCGTCTTATCCG GGGTGGCCGTTGGATGTGGATGGCAAACTTTCGTTGCATATGTAAACGTTGGCTGCTACTATGGAGTTGGCATACCATTGGGCTCCGTTCTTGGTTTCTATTTTAAGCTCAGTGCCAAGGTAAATAATGTTCCACTAATGAGGTCAATTATTTGTATTCTCACCCAAAGATGTTGCCCTTAA
- the LOC107477738 gene encoding protein DETOXIFICATION 40 isoform X2, giving the protein MGSPPSNHVDDVDEPLLTPSTPPPPLQNLSFSSKHDESSNTGELERILSDTSVPLSKRVGAATWIELKLLFYLAAPAVIVYLINYVMSMSTQIFSGHLGNLELAAASLGNTGIQVFAYGLMLGMGSAVETLCGQAYGAQKFEMLGVYLQRSTILLSIAGIVLTFIYIFSEPILVFLGESPRIASAAALFVYGLIPQIFAYAVNFPIQKFLQAQSIVAPSAYISTATLAIHVLLSWLVVYKVGLGLLGASLVLSFSWWVIVVAQFVYIVKSERCKDTWRGFSIQAFSGLPEFFKLSAASAVMLCLETWYFQILVLLAGLLPHPELALDSLSICTTVSGWVFMISVGFNAAASVRVSNELGARNPRSASFSVVVVTVISFVLSVIIAIVVLLLRDVISYVFTEGEEVAAAVSDLCPLLALSIVLNGIQPVLSGVAVGCGWQTFVAYVNVGCYYGVGIPLGSVLGFYFKLSAKVNNVPLMRSIICILTQRFRTDWTREVEEASKRLNKWDDNKEPLLKN; this is encoded by the exons ATGGGTTCTCCTCCTTCAAACCATGTCGATGATGTTGATGAACCTTTGCTAACTCCttcaacaccaccaccacctctgcaaaatttatcatttagtTCGAAGCATGATGAATCATCAAATACTGGTGAACTTGAGAGGATACTGTCAGACACAAGTGTTCCTCTTTCAAAGAGAGTTGGAGCAGCAACATGGATTGAGTTAAAGTTACTATTTTACCTTGCTGCCCCTGCAGTTATAGTGTATCTCATTAACTATGTTATGTCCATGTCCACACAAATATTCTCTGGTCATCTTGGTAATCTTGAGCTTGCTGCTGCTTCCCTTGGAAACACTGGCATCCAAGTCTTTGCCTACGGCCTCATG TTGGGGATGGGTAGTGCTGTAGAGACATTATGTGGACAAGCGTATGGGGCACAAAAATTCGAAATGCTTGGAGTATACCTACAAAGATCAACAATCCTTTTATCAATAGCAGGTATAGTCCTAACATTCATCTACATATTCTCGGAGCCCATTTTGGTGTTTTTAGGAGAATCCCCAAGAATCGCATCGGCAGCAGCACTTTTCGTGTACGGCCTAATCCCACAAATATTTGCGTACGCCGTAAACTTCCCAATCCAGAAGTTTCTACAGGCACAAAGCATAGTGGCACCGAGCGCGTACATCTCAACCGCGACGTTGGCGATTCACGTGCTGTTGAGTTGGTTGGTGGTGTACAAGGTGGGGTTGGGTTTGTTAGGAGCGTCGTTGGTGTTGAGCTTTTCGTGGTGGGTGATAGTGGTGGCGCAGTTTGTGTACATTGTGAAGAGTGAGAGGTGTAAGGACACGTGGCGGGGGTTTAGCATTCAAGCGTTTTCCGGGCTGCCGGAGTTTTTTAAGCTGTCTGCTGCTTCGGCTGTGATGCTGTGTCTTGAGACGTGGTACTTTCAGATTCTTGTTCTGCTTGCTGGCTTGTTGCCTCACCCTGAGTTGGCCCTTGATTCCCTTTCTATTTG TACCACGGTGTCTGGATGGGTATTCATGATCTCAGTAGGATTTAACGCTGCTGCAAG TGTGAGAGTGAGCAACGAGCTAGGAGCTAGGAATCCAAGATCAGCATCATTCTCAGTGGTGGTAGTGACAGTGATATCATTCGTGTTATCAGTGATAATAGCAATAGTGGTTCTATTATTAAGGGATGTAATAAGCTATGTCTTCACCGAAGGAGAAGAGGTTGCTGCTGCTGTCTCTGATCTCTGTCCTCTCCTCGCTCTTTCCATTGTCCTCAACGGCATTCAGCCCGTCTTATCCG GGGTGGCCGTTGGATGTGGATGGCAAACTTTCGTTGCATATGTAAACGTTGGCTGCTACTATGGAGTTGGCATACCATTGGGCTCCGTTCTTGGTTTCTATTTTAAGCTCAGTGCCAAGGTAAATAATGTTCCACTAATGAGGTCAATTATTTGTATTCTCACCCAAAGAT TTCGAACGGATTGGACTAGAGag GTTGAAGAAGCATCAAAGAGGTTGAATAAGTGGGACGACAATAAGGAGCCACTTCTGAAGAACTGA
- the LOC107477770 gene encoding uncharacterized protein LOC107477770, with protein sequence MATHKDALMAYTGLIAPIQRKNEKSEDYVHHKLTMEAYNRTYQFHINSIPSQEYWEHHEGLPCLPPPYKRPIGRPSKKRKKDSSEQDSGSQYHAKKRYGQITCQTCKRVGHNSRTCPERSNGAAAQEEGIDEDEAREQEANWEETMEAAHAAHVADEENLTQNHPQSQPDENTEVNLSTTTTAAPLNAATTPAISSGPAPPVAARPVEPAPPIPPTRGKGRTIRRGRPPTSTAPQTRVASHDAGSNCQIPATPTNAAGPSTGPGSMSQGPLGRPTLQAQNSASSRPPTVTRKTMAATSLATQSRFTGFMPTLSLKKKKPSASIKK encoded by the exons ATGGCAACTCACAAGGACGCACTGATGGCTTACACTGGACTTATAGCCCCTATACAA AGGAAGAATGAGAAGTCCGAAGACTATGTCCATCACAAGCTCACCATGGAGGCATACAACAGGACTTACCAGTTTCACATTAACAGCATACCAAGCCAAGAGTATTGGGAGCACCATGAAGGGTTGCCTTGTCTGCCTCCTCCATACAAGAGGCCTATTGGCAGACCTtccaagaaaaggaagaaggacAGCAGCGAGCAAGACTCTGGGAGCCAATACCATGCCAAGAAAAGATATGGCCAGATAACATGTCAAACCTGCAAGAGA GTTGGACATAATAGTAGGACTTGCCCTGAGAGATCAAATGGAGCAGCAGCTCAAGAAGAAGGAATTGATGAGGATGAAGCTAGAGAGCAAGAAGCTAACTGGGAGGAGACCATGGAGGCTGCACATGCTGCACATGTTGCAGATGAGGAAAACCTCACTCAAAACCACCCACAGAGTCAACCTGATGAG AACACTGAGGTTAATTTGTCTACCACAACAACTGCTGCACCCCTTAATGCAGCCACTACACCAGCAATCAGCTCAGGACCAGCACCTCCAGTGGCAGCAAGGCCAGTAGAGCCAGCACCACCAATACCACCAACAAGAGGCAAGGGCAGGACCATTCGAAGAGGAAGACCCCCAACCTCAACAGCACCTCAAACTAGGGTTGCCAGCCATGATGCTGGGTCTAATTGTCAGATCCCAGCCACACCAACCAATGCTGCAGGACCAAGTACTGGGCCTGGGTCAATGTCACAAGGTCCTTTGGGTAGGCCCACTCTGCAAGCCCAAAATTCAGCATCCTCTAGGCCACCAACTGTGACTAGGAAAACCATGGCAGCAACAAGCTTAGCCACACAGAGCAGGTTCACAGGTTTCATGCCCACCCTAtccttgaagaagaaaaagccttCAGCAAGCATCAAGAAGTGA